One segment of Armatimonadota bacterium DNA contains the following:
- a CDS encoding Gfo/Idh/MocA family oxidoreductase — MRDRVRVAVVGLGQWGQHHVRALASLPGADLVGVVDRKAATARALAHRYGTRGYLDHRDLLGAVDAAVIAVPTALHYAVARDFLEAGAHVLVEKPMTTTLDEAEALTALAGARDRVLLVGHIERFKPAVQRLFPLVRAPLAVQVRRVRPYDVTRTMDVGVVMDLMIHDIDIVQALVPGRIEEIHAIGVRVHNSHEDLAVAQLRLNTGCLVTLTASRVAATKAVDLEVTMADRAVHLDFLHQTLTVRHDRGETQRIKVEAQETLRLELNHFLACVRGEAQPLVSGADGLRAMRLATMVLDRMVEIAPPVRV, encoded by the coding sequence ATGAGGGACCGGGTCCGCGTCGCCGTGGTCGGCCTGGGGCAGTGGGGGCAGCACCACGTGCGCGCCCTGGCCTCGCTCCCGGGGGCCGACCTCGTCGGGGTGGTGGACCGCAAGGCCGCCACGGCGCGCGCCCTGGCGCACCGCTACGGCACCCGGGGCTACCTCGACCACCGCGACCTGCTCGGCGCGGTGGACGCGGCGGTCATCGCCGTCCCCACGGCCCTGCACTACGCGGTGGCCCGCGACTTTCTCGAGGCCGGGGCCCACGTCCTGGTGGAGAAGCCGATGACCACCACGCTGGATGAGGCGGAGGCGCTCACCGCCCTGGCGGGCGCGCGGGACCGGGTCCTGCTGGTGGGGCACATCGAGCGCTTCAAGCCGGCGGTGCAGCGCCTCTTCCCGCTGGTGCGGGCGCCGCTGGCGGTGCAGGTGCGGCGCGTCCGCCCCTACGACGTCACCCGGACGATGGACGTGGGCGTGGTCATGGACCTGATGATCCACGACATCGACATCGTCCAGGCGCTCGTCCCTGGGCGGATCGAGGAGATCCACGCCATCGGCGTCCGCGTGCACAACTCCCACGAGGACCTGGCCGTCGCCCAGCTGCGGCTGAACACCGGCTGTCTCGTCACCCTCACGGCCAGCCGGGTGGCGGCCACCAAGGCGGTCGACCTGGAGGTGACCATGGCCGACCGCGCCGTCCATCTGGACTTCCTCCACCAGACCCTCACCGTGCGCCACGACCGCGGCGAGACGCAGCGCATCAAGGTGGAGGCGCAGGAGACGCTGCGGCTGGAGCTGAACCACTTCCTGGCCTGCGTGCGGGGGGAGGCCCAGCCGCTGGTGAGCGGGGCGGACGGCCTGCGGGCCATGCGCCTGGCCACGATGGTGCTCGACCGCATGGTGGAGATCGCCCCGCCGGTCCGTGTCTAG